Part of the Benincasa hispida cultivar B227 chromosome 11, ASM972705v1, whole genome shotgun sequence genome, TAATATTGAAAGTCAATATtacaaaagtcaatacaatattaggttCTGCAGTCCTGATTGAAAGTTttggaaaatcaaatattattcttcctagaggaacaaaatttacaattgacaaacATGGTTCTTTAGTCAATCAAatagaaatctacttagttttaaagatgtacgttgcaatggttatcatattgagattgatagaaagaataatatggagtatctttatatcatatttattgtctcatatgaaaaatgtatattggaagagttgtctgctttatcttctggattatattatactcatatacgagtaattgaaacatacaatgaacctgaagttcatgaatccagacatatttacaattttgcaTGATAGATTAGGTCAACGATCTATAATAATGAGAATagttattgagaattcaaatggaaatCCATTAATGagctagaagattcttcaatctaatgaattattatgtgatacttgctctcaagaaaaattgataattagaccatcaccagctaaagtggggattgaatcacctacatttttagatCGAATTCAtgatgatatatgtggacctattaacccaccaagtggaccatttatatattatggtattaatagatgcattcAGTAGATGGCCACAtttgtgcttattatcaagtcaaaatcttgtATTTGCAAGATCACTTGCTAAatagttaagagcacaatttcctaattatacaattaagaccattcatcttgataatgctggtaaATTTACATTCTAAGCTTTTGATAGTTATTGTATGTTAATTggaataagtgttgaacattttgtagctcatgttcatatataaaatggtttagcagaatcattcataaaaagtttgcagttaattgttagaccattgcttataagagctaagcttcctactctgtatggggacatgctattttgcatgtgtcacttgtacacattaggtcagtagcttatcataagtactcatcATTACAATTAGTTTACGACCATGATGCAAATATTTCTcatatgagaatttttggacTTGCAGTATATGTTTCAGTTGCTCTACCACAACGTACTAatatgggtcctcaaaggatgTTAGGAATGTATGTAAATTGCAAATACTCCATTAAATGCAGTAAATTGTCACTAATAAGTCTGGGATACATCAGAAGCGTGATAGACCATtcagttccaaagataaaaatcctcgaaaaagaaaTAGTCAATAAATGACCCAATTAAGAATGTGTGTTCTAAAAGAAATCCTCGATATGAGTACTCATTGAAGTAAATAAGTATAATAATGAGATCTCAATAATTATGGAACCATATAAGTCGATAAAATTTTTGCATACAATGTTACTCAcgatattatttatgaaagtgAGTATGAAAAATATCGACATAGAAAGGATAGATTTATGTGAAAAGAAATAATTCAATataaataaactcatttttcaaatcGTGAGGACTAGGAGTCCAAACATTAGAGAATATCAAACATGTGGAATACAAGTGGAGTATTTATAAAACAAATAGAGTGAAATCATAAGATATAAAGCTAGACAGATCCCACAATAATTCTCACAATAGACTTGTATTAATTATGAGAAAACATATTCTCTAATGGTCGACATACAATACCATGAGATATTCAAGTTATCTTATTGTGTATGAAAAGTTTAATATACATCTTATAGATGCAGTCATAccacatttatatgaatctcttaataatatatttatgaaaattcttGAAGAATTAAAGGTACCATAatcttataattcaaatattagagaatcatatatatatcatagaGATTCTTATAAAATATCCCTGATTAATGTGATATAATCATCTTATTCAATATTTATCGATATAAGGGTACAAAAATAACCTTATTTGTCCAtatctttttaaaagaaatcaCAACCAGAGATGTACTATATGTTGGAGATTTGAGCAAAAACTCCTGAAgagattttaaaaacaatagAATTTCTGACGAAAGAAATTGAGATGATAAATTTTGCCTTAGCTTGCAAATAAAGCATAGAGCAAATGGAATTGCATCAATTTATACATTAAAATCTTTTGTGGATTATGTACATCATTGAATACTCCTATGGTGGTTCATTCACTCGATGTGAAAAGAATATATCATTTTATCTtagaaagatgatgaagaatgtTAGGTCTTGAAGAAccataaattttgagaaataagtGTCCTTAtatgttggtataggtagtaactttcaattcttttaagtatTTCTTagccatactttcatgtcctcaggatccctctcattcggatgtgatatcggttcattcatgtacccctcctgaactcAGGTCGTTACAATGACGATTAGTGAAACATACCATAACGACtatttcctcaaatcatgctgaaattcttgcaatttacgaggctagttgagaatgtgtatgactaagatTAATGACtcatcacattcatagaacatgtggtttgtcttctagtaaaaaaatatttcaatgatattatacgaagacaacataacatacatatcccaaatcaaacgaggatatattaaaggagatagaacaaagcatatttcaccaatgcttttctacactcgtgatcttgaagaagacatcactatacaataaatttgttcgaaggataacctagCAGACTTATTCATAAAATCATTACCAATCGTaacctttgagaaattggtgcacaatattggaatgtagtgactcagagatctcaagtAATGTTTCCATGAGGAGGAGTAAATATACTATATTCTTTTTTagagtattagattatatgtactatttttccttcactaggattttttttccaatgggctttttcctaataaggttttaacgagataTATTTCATTTAcataatgggcatctaagggggagtattataaatattatgataatagatactcattagatgctcatgcttaATGTCCATTGACCATGTGCCATGCTCTCATTTCCCAAAgtattgtccatgtgtctcaacattacacattattagcGTCCATGTAATtcacctcctacttgccaaattatccataaatagtggcattttgtGGATTTTGAATTGGGTTGGCAAAAAATCCCGCGGGATCGGGTCCCCGCGTGTCTCGTCTCAATCGGGGCGGGGAATCCCCAGTTTGACCAGGGATGGGGTCAAATTGGGGATTCTATTCGGGTCCCCGTTaaggatctgtctcttatacacatctagatgtgtataagagacagggatagATCCCTATGGGGACCAGTTTCCCCCGACGGGGAATCCCCATCCCCACCTTCAATTGGCGGGAATGGAGGGGAAATACCCCCGCGGGACAGGGATAGGGAATCCCCTTGCCTCACCCCGGCTTCGTTGCCAACCCTAGTTTTGGAACACACATACACATTGGGCAAAATCCATGAAAATTAGAGAAAGTtgagattttagagaaattccttattcatattttgttattttattttatttttttatttaaaaattatgtttattttgatatatatttactttattatatattattatattatattttattggcatCTGTATTCCCGTTGTACTCCTCAAGTTCATAACAAAAACATAGTTAATTTTGTGAAACGAGTTGCATATTAGTTAGAAGATGTCTATAATTTTAAATGTCACTCTTCTAATCCTTTATtaatgaaagaaataaagaaaaaagagaatctAAGAgggaaaaaatagaaagaaaaaaaaagtagaatagttggaaaaacacatgAAATTATATGAGGAAGACAAAATAGGAATTCTTGTTCTTGGATGATCtaataacaaaagaaagaaataaataaaatacaagaatgttaaatcaaaataaggagaaaaaaacacaaaatggatgTGATTTTGAGGGTAAAATAGGTATCATGAAAAAGTCAAAGGATAAAGAgggaaattaaaaattcaatccTCATAATCTTTTTAGTATAATATAGATATAGATTATATCTACAAGGAGGCATTTGACATGCGACAAAAGCAAAAAGTTGAGtcggtaattattatctggagagttaaattgtctgtgtttgttgtgcataattaagttgagttgaattgagttggaaAGTCTATGTTTGGGTgctgagttgagttgagttgaattgggGTATCTGATGTAGTTTTTATAAAtaagattgattttttttttttttatgtttttttctttgcttagttgattaattttcaactatacacCTATTTTCTCAACCCTTCTATGACATGAActagaaaatttttattttttccaatttttaaaatataacaaattcttttcaaaaaaatataaaaactctAATTCTTTTCAATTTGTAACACATACCAccaaattatatgtcatatcaCAATTCAATTACTTATGAATTGGTATATTATATGCAtgtatattgaatcttgctaacttaacattattacaaaaaaattaacatattcTACACATAAACGTTGAATAACTGGATAACTTAACAATTTACATTTATATAATATGCATCATCTATGTTGAACTGAAATTGTACATAGAATAATTATCTTTTATTTCATAATGATGTTGAGAATGTGATAGTATAGTGCAGTTACATTCTTCTGAacatcacaaaaataatatcaaatgaAAGAACATGTGGTTGCTCCAAAAAACAAATTGACAAAAtataagtttttggattaatctTCTGGTTCCGAGCAAGTAAGCATGTGTAATACTGTAGCCGTTTCTCTTCCGGTACAACGAGAAGAGGTTTGTATTTTATGTCCATGCCAAATATATTAGTTATGTCGCATCTATCATCCTCAGTCAATCCTTCAATACCAAATATAGCCTGAACTACCTCCTTCCGACGTTTAAATTTCAGCTCATATTTCTCTATTTGCCACACAACGAGTCTGCCCATGTACGTTGACTGCATATACAATTTAAGAAGGAAACCGCCcacaatttaagaaaaattgaaaaaaaaagttagagcAAGAACATACCAACACAGTGTATTAGAGGAGGTTGTAGAGAAGTCTAAAAAAATATGAGGAGGAATTCGGGTATAAATAGAAGATACAATAAGGATGGTTGGTGAGGAGCATGTACACCTAACCTCAATAAATTCAAAAAGTGACTTCGTTAAACCCATAATAAAGAGAGTCAACTCAAATATAAATAACGTAAGTAATAGTCAGGTCAATATTAATTGGGTGGTTGACCATAAAATAAATCTGCTGAAAATGAATATAAATACAACATAATATCTCACACATAAGTGGACATAAGATTAAAGATCAGAGGGCCTCAAGATTAGATATAACTCTTTCATTAGAACAAATCCAActccaaacaaacaaaataagcaattgcAAAACTTGTAAAATCGAAGCTCAATGCTTCCTGTTATTCTATTAAAGCTTCTACTGCTAACAGTTGAGTATAGTCAGTGGCAGTTACTGGGACAGCAGGCGGATAAAGCTTTTGAGTCATACCTCAGATCCCTTTCGAATGACTAGACATGCTAAGGAGTCTTAGTCTAACTCGACTCGAATGCCTTGATTAACTATTAACTCGAACGAGTGAAATTGTTACGGATGCAGTAAACCAGAAAAGAAATTAGACTTAATGTAGTGAACAGAGTGATAGCGACTACTATCGAGAGCTCAGAGTGAGCAGAAAAGGATAACAGAAATgctttgaaaatgatttttaaaacgAGCCCTAAGATTTTGAGCAGTGAGTTCCATTGAAGAGTTGTAAGTCGAAGAGTTTGAAAGAGATGAGCTTTATTCCCGCATTAAATACGGCTACCCTATTCCCACAACTAATGGTAAGTTGTAGCTACACAGGAGTACATACACCTATAAGAGGTAGTTCAATCCTGGTGTTCATTCAATCCTCGAACACCTAGCTTTGTTAGGACATCATGACTTCTTTCTATCTTTAGTACTTAAAGTTGTTCTATGATACCTTATTATCATTGATAGGGGAGAAGCTTCTCGGTCCATCAATTGAAAGGAAGAATCACTCAAGTGAATTTTACTCATATAGAATAGTAGAATTAAGTATAGATTGCATTCACTAGGGAAAGGGACGTTAGATCAGCTTTTTTAAATGTACGAATATTGAATTTAGTTGAATACTGAAAACATTTTCTATGgagtaaaaaaaaatccattttgcTCAAATGAAAAACACCAAAAAAATTGACTATGTATGGAGGAAGAAATTACAGAGCTGTCCACAAAACATAAGGAAAAATAGAGATGcataattttttaatctaaatatttaaatgaaataaaatcaaataagaatttatactaaaaaactaGAATGCGTGATTCTGAAACAAATCATGATTGGACTcgggaaagaaaaagatagaaaacAAACTTAGAAAACAAACTTAGTGTAAGGTGGATTGGACCCCATTAAGCTCCAATAACATGGTCAGTATCCACCATCAAGAATTTACTCGATACCCAATTTTGATGAAAAagcatataaaaaaaacatagcaAGGGAAGGACACATGGTTTATTACTGAAGTGGCAAGAGGAAATCTGGAAAAAAAAGTAAGGAAAACAAAGACGAACAAAATAGATATCAAcaggaaaaaaaagaatagaGGCGAAGAAGTAAATACAatagaaatggaaaaaaaataatagggaCTTGGTTGTAATAACATAACAGAAGTGGAAACAAATTATAAGAATAAACTCTAGTCATAAACATGTAAGCCAAAAAGATACCCAAAATGACTGGAAGCTAAtcagaacaaaaacaaaatccGACGAATTACAGAGCCAACAACAATCGAAAAATCAAATATGCAAGGACGAATTGGTATATGAGGGAATCTAGACAAGAATATACAAATCTTAAGTCATAAACCAAATATTCGAAAAGATTTTGGATCATAAAAAAAGGTTAGAtctacaaaacaaaaattgtTCATATCTACTAAAACAAATAGTTAGATCTACAAAAAAAANNNNNNNNNNAGATagatctacaaaaaaaaaaatagttaaaacaaaaaaaagttagGTCTACCAATAAATCGTTTATATCTACtagacttaaaaaaaataactatacAAAGAAAATCGAAGAAGAGAAATATAGTGTTCAACTAGAAAATAGATCACCATTTAAACGAAAAGGCAATAAAGCtaattttttgtcaaaatttgtGAGTTTTATAAAGTCTTCAATAGTTAATTTGTCCATAAATCAATcttacctttttttaaaaaaatgatacgATTGAAACTTGTTTACaaggatttttccattattattattattatttttactaaaattagtgaaatttGGATACAAGGTAAAATTACAACACTCAACGATAAGTCTAGATCCAATTTGGTAAATTTGAATGTTTAGGCTGAAAATTAATACAATAGGATAAGTTTAGAGGCATGATTATCAACTAATTCTAAATACtatataattatacaatttgattatttattctttttctttctttttttttaaacctttCTATCAAGTACCAAGTAACTTCATGTTATActttcaaactctttgaattgctatttttcttttaatttaacaaatgtGAGTATGAAGACCCAACTTTTACTATacatataagagttataaacaACCCATTTGTACTCTTGAATCGGTTTCACATATCACATTCTTTGTCACCAAATATAGATCGTTAATCCATAATCAATcgtatttatttatcattataGTAAAATGGGCCTAACTCTATGGTAATTGGgatatatttcttattttgaggTTAGAAGTTAAATCCTCTATCTTTGTTGTACTTTAGATTTtcgttttttcaattttagaattttcaCAATCACagtgttttctatttttgtttttttttttccttttaattcctCAATTAGTTAATTACGGTTTTGGTAATATATTTGAGTCTCAAACTTGGGCCCCAAGGGGTCCACTCCGAAATCGAATTTGGGCCGAATTGCTTGGCCCAgcaatttaatcaattaaactattatatttattattattttttcctacAATAAATAGGGCATTTGGTCTAGTGGTATGATTCTCGCTTTGGGTGCGAGAGGTCCCGAGTTCGATTCTCGGAATGCcccattaattttattttttattttttttaatgttagttAACCGACAATTTTGTAATACCACAAATACCCCTACAGAAAACACTATTCACCAAAAGGTTCTAAGGGCAATTTCGTCCAAAAGAGAATTCAAAATTAGCCTTTCATTTCTTTAGCTCACTGTACTGCAAATTCTGCAACTTtatcctatcttcttcttctccaaattctcgtctcttctttctctctacAAAAATGTCTTCAACTCTCTCCACTGCATCTCTCCGATCCCCGTCTTCTTCTTTATCCTCATACCCATCAAATTTCTCCCATTCCCTCAAACCCACTCCTCTCAATTTCCCCTTTTCATTCTCCTCCACTAATCTCTCTCTTCGCCTCGTTCATCACCGCCCAATCTCCGCCGTCGCGGTGCCGGAGAAAGTTTCAGAAATCGGCGATGTCATCTCCCAATTGACTCTGGAAGAGGCTCGAACTCTTGTTGATTACCTCCAAGAGAAACTCGGCGTTTCTGCCGCCTCCTTCGCCCCTGCCGTCGTCGCCGTCGCTCCCGGCGCTGCTGCCGGAGGTGACGATGCGGCCGCTGCTGTCGAGGAGAAAACGGAGTTCGATGTTGTTATTGAGGAAGTGCCGAGTAATGCGAGGATTGCGGTGATTAAGGCTGTTAGGGCTTTGACGAGTTTGGCGTTGAAGGAAGCGAAAGAATTGATTGAAGGTTTGCCGAAGAAGTTTAAAGAAGGAATTTCGAAGGAAGAGGCGGAAGATGCGAAGAAGCAGCTTGAAGAAGCTGGTGCAAAGATTGCTATTGTTTGATTTAGCTGGTTAGTTTCTTCAATTCTTAAGGTTTACAATGTAGGCATTCTGGTGGAATTAGAGATggggttattttttatttatcattaaCTGATGAAGAATTTAGTTGATATTCTGTTAATGAATGCCTTATTGTTCCTGTATTTTTGTGTGCTCGATTCTCAAGTGCTGTATATGTGTTTGCATGCTCTGTTCTCTTGTTTTTTCTTGCTCATTATGTGTCTGTTAAAATGCCAACAAGAATTTAGTTGATATTCTGTTAATGAATGCCTTATTGCTCCTGAATTTTTGTATACTGAATTCTCCACTGCTATAGCTGTGTTTGATTGCTCTGTTCTGTTGTTTTTTCTTGCTCATAATGTGTTTGttaaaatgccaaaatgaaCTTTGCTTAGGCATTCTGATGAAATTGAAGTTggaatattttcttttcaattgtTGATTTTATCAAGGCTAAACCATATAAAATGAGAGGAATAAGATTTATCAAGAAAGCGGCAATAGGTAGTACCCATTCTTCCTATAATTTCATAGGTACCCTGTACTCAAACAAAAGAGACCAAGCAACATTAAGGAGATGCCAATGCTTGCTGTCAACCATAGAGTTTTGTTCAGGCCGTCCAGCACTCAAATGCCAATGAATAACACCTTTAGATTGGGAAATGACCAACTCTGATGCATTATCCAAATGAAATTGTTTGATAGAAGCCCTAAGTTTCAATCAACTTGAATGAATGAGGAACAGTTAGAAGAGCCATGCACAATggtaaaaaaaagtaatgattACCAATATTCGTATAAGTTTGGCATGGCCCCAaatgtcacaatgaattgaagAATTAGCGAAAGGACAAACTAAACAAAGTGCAGAAGTATTTATCTTAGTAACGaccttacttgaacatgatctgttctataggttgtaaaaCTGTGAGTTCTAAGAAGTATTTATCTTAGTAGAATTGGAATATTATTATTCGAGGGGTATCCAAGACAAGCATGCGAAGTATTGAAAAAAACAAGATTAAAAGTAGTGTAAGCAGTGGCACCAACATTGAGTCAGAAATCTATGCCGAATCTTAGTTTTGCTAATTGTCATAAAAGGAAACCTGTCTTGAAGGTGACTTAATCATCATCAGATTGAACCAAAATAGGTAAATTTGTAGTTAAGGCCCCTGATGTAGGTGAGATTGAAGCAAAATGATGGAATGAACATCAGGTTATGGATAATAGTATGAGTTGTTATCATGCGATAAATATCACCAATACAATCCTTAGCACGCCAGGAATAGGATGCAATGTTACAAACGAGTCTTGAGGGTAACGATTATGAAATGATGCTCCCGAAACAAGGATCCAATGCTTAGATATAGGAGCAACATTAGAAACAGAGAGGCAAATATTCGTAACATGTGAGATGAAAAATCAGATTCACTGTCGACTCTGCTTTGGTCAAACGATATTGTAAGGGTGCTAGTAATCTTTGATATCGATCAATACGATGCAGAGAGATGATATGTGGAGCATGAACAAGCGCCATTGTTTAAGATGTTGATAGGAAACTTTATTGTATCATAAACTTCCATAACTTTTAACAAAACTTTGGCGAATGGTTATATGTTTCTGTCGAAATAAATCGTAACTATTCTACTTGATTTGTATGTTTATGCGACTAGACTTTTCCTATGTATTCAAAACATTGTTTCTTATGTGGTTTTCTAGTTTGTTAAGCCTGACGTAAGAAAACCCATGTTTTATACTATGCATATATCTCATGAGAAACAAGTTTCTAATTTATCACTCAACATACAGATACGTGATATACAAACTCAAACTTCCCAACCCAAACATCCTCGTAAACTgtttttctttgtcattaagtcaTAACAGTATAAGTTAGGAGTACAACAAAAAACCAACAAACAAAAGCAATTCAAACCAATCcattggtttggtttggttgttAGTGTAAAATCGGACATATTAGTTTGTATTTgaatgaaacaaaaaattatccATTCAGTTTGGTTTTTCTTATCGAAATATTATGCAAAATCAAACCGAACTGATGATATATATACCCTTAAATTTTGATGGATAATATATTGTTAGTATTTATTATGGTGTATGCACGTTTATTGTATAAAAGTGACTCAATTATTATTGTCTGAaagtaaagaaacaaaaataccCAATAATAACccccaaaagaaaagaaataggtcaaaatttaaattaaaatgacccattcaaaacaaattttgaaattttcaaaaaaaaaaataataataataaaggaagGGAAAGTTCACAATCGGGCACAAAATCGAAAATCAATACAGCATGGAACTAATCCAATCAAAATGTAAATCATTGGTTTTGGCTTTTATCGGAAATCGGTGTgttctttattttataaaatcaattagttTTATATGGTTCTTGATTGGTCCCAAAATTAAGAAAATCGAATCGACTATCATCTTTAGTCTAAGGTGTAATGAGACTAAAATATGGGTTAGCTTCTTtatgattttgaaatgttcgaTTCCCTTcctaatttgtatcaaatttattttttaaagttttaaatgGAGACATTTAACGTGTAGAGTTGAATTGTGTTGGTAATATTTGTCTATGGAGTTAGAAAATTTGTGGTCAGAGCACAAAATTGAGTTTAGTTGAATCAGGAAGTTTGTGTTTGAGGTATTACTTTAAGTTGAGTTATTGTGCTAGGAAtatttaatgtagtttttttttttttttttttgttacctaATGAAGTCACACATGTTTTCCCCAAATTTTCAACTGTTAGTTGAGATGTCAATATAAAAACTTTACATCTATTTCATAATTGGCTACGTATAATTATTGCACTCAATAACTGAAGGCCAAATACTTAGTTTATAATTTTTACTAACTCAACCTAGCTCAAATTAATGAGATAAACACTTTTTATATGACAAAACGATAAGGTTATGTTATGTTGAGATAATTTTTATGAGAAATGAAAAGCATATAACCTATTAGAACATTCaacgtatttgatacaaatatgAAAGTTCATAAACTAATGTTATAGTTAAATTCTTTTgggtaaaagaaagaaaaagggtgATTAGACAAATGGCAAAATGAAATTGTGTTTTAGATAAATGACCAAAcaaatttttgtttatgaaaataGCTAATCAactaaatccaatttaatgatGGACAATAATACTCCTACACCAAATCCCTACAATTACGTTGTAtttcaaactatatatatatatatatatatctaacaACCTAAAATGAGATTTAATCTCAtgaatatgaattttaaatatgagtaaataaataaataaaatatttaaatgaagtAGTAAATTCAAtctcatttaattttataaaacaatatctaaaataatcacacaaacaaaaataacttaaaagcTACAAAATCTTAACAAATATAATTAGAAATTAATGATGGAAAACTAGAAATGTTATTCGGTTGGTTTTCATAATTTAGCTACGAAATAAGGATAAACAAATCCCTTTTTCAAAATAACTATTAGATGAAGGCATTCAGATGCAAATACCATGTACTAAAAAATCACTTTAAGACTTCAACATATGTTACACAGAGTAAAAACAATCGAAATCTTCGTTAGTCTAACCGATGCAAATAGCTAGAATCCTTAGTCATATTTTATCGCACACCTATAACTTAAATCCCAAAAATAcgtttaataactaaaataatttatcaaaatttagcCATGCAAATGCAAAATACCATGTATGACTATTAGTAACAgctatacaaatactttgtatTAAAAACCTAAGTTTTTAGTGGGAATAGGAAATTCCGGAAACAACTTGGTTAAAATCTAAACTATCAATTCTCCTCATCGCTACATTCTTTACAATTTACATTAGATTTATCAACACTACATTAGAAGTACCTCTCATGTGGCTGACTCAGTCCCGACTCTTCTATAGAAATACTAATTCTCATCAAATCTCCAATTCATCTTTCATTATATTCACCATTGATttagaaatttcataaattaatatgCATAAACATCCTGGATCAATTTGTAAACcttaatactaaaaaaagat contains:
- the LOC120089872 gene encoding 50S ribosomal protein L12, chloroplastic-like; the protein is MSSTLSTASLRSPSSSLSSYPSNFSHSLKPTPLNFPFSFSSTNLSLRLVHHRPISAVAVPEKVSEIGDVISQLTLEEARTLVDYLQEKLGVSAASFAPAVVAVAPGAAAGGDDAAAAVEEKTEFDVVIEEVPSNARIAVIKAVRALTSLALKEAKELIEGLPKKFKEGISKEEAEDAKKQLEEAGAKIAIV